Proteins encoded within one genomic window of Pseudomonas cannabina:
- a CDS encoding VF530 family DNA-binding protein, which translates to MTTANSDPLHGVTLEQILRALVEHYEWSGLAERIDIRCFKSDPSIKSSLTFLRKTPWAREKVEALYVKLHRGKGW; encoded by the coding sequence ATGACAACAGCTAATTCCGATCCGCTGCACGGCGTTACGCTGGAGCAGATTCTCAGGGCGCTGGTCGAACACTACGAATGGTCCGGGCTGGCCGAGCGCATCGATATCCGTTGCTTCAAGAGTGATCCGAGCATCAAATCCAGCCTGACTTTCCTGCGCAAGACGCCATGGGCACGCGAAAAGGTCGAAGCGCTGTATGTAAAGCTGCATCGCGGCAAAGGCTGGTAG